In Salinigranum marinum, one DNA window encodes the following:
- a CDS encoding spondin domain-containing protein — protein MTDDSQLPTSRRRFLAATGTAVGGLALGGTALAQQGGGSQANAARSYRVTVANLTPSQPFTPPAVAAHQDSVEVFAVGDAANTPVQELAENGNLAPLVDLVENTNAIRGAAVGDTPLVPSSDPGGTGFPYFVELQLAADASATALSFVSMLIATNDGFVGLDTVPLPTRVNMSVTYYAQGYDAGTEQNTEEFADLVPEAQELTGEVSPDVDGTAESNPELAEDGVITPHPGITGTGDLPTEFDWDEPAASVQVERIS, from the coding sequence ATGACAGACGACTCACAACTCCCGACCTCACGGAGACGCTTCCTCGCAGCCACCGGGACCGCCGTCGGCGGTCTCGCCCTCGGCGGCACGGCCCTCGCTCAGCAGGGGGGCGGCAGCCAGGCGAACGCCGCCCGGAGCTACCGCGTCACCGTCGCGAACCTCACACCGTCTCAGCCCTTCACGCCGCCGGCGGTCGCGGCCCACCAGGACAGCGTCGAGGTGTTCGCTGTCGGCGACGCGGCGAACACCCCGGTGCAGGAGCTCGCCGAGAACGGCAACCTCGCTCCGCTCGTCGACCTGGTCGAGAACACGAACGCGATCCGCGGCGCGGCCGTCGGCGACACGCCGCTCGTCCCGTCGAGCGACCCCGGCGGCACTGGCTTCCCGTACTTCGTCGAACTCCAACTCGCCGCGGACGCCAGCGCGACGGCACTCTCGTTCGTCTCGATGCTCATCGCGACCAACGACGGCTTCGTCGGCCTCGACACCGTCCCGCTCCCCACCCGGGTCAACATGTCGGTGACTTACTACGCCCAGGGGTACGACGCCGGCACCGAACAGAACACGGAGGAGTTCGCCGACCTCGTCCCTGAGGCCCAAGAACTCACCGGCGAGGTCAGCCCGGACGTCGACGGGACGGCCGAGAGCAACCCCGAACTCGCGGAGGACGGCGTCATCACGCCCCATCCGGGGATCACCGGCACCGGCGACCTCCCGACGGAGTTCGACTGGGACGAACCGGCCGCGTCGGTCCAGGTCGAACGGATCAGCTGA